One window from the genome of Epinephelus fuscoguttatus linkage group LG3, E.fuscoguttatus.final_Chr_v1 encodes:
- the LOC125885646 gene encoding nuclear factor interleukin-3-regulated protein-like — translation MESLSLHLPPTSNKNAMEVDTFSSYSGSLPSPNPDSGARISRQSKGSKPNASCRRKREFISDEKKDASYWEKRRKNNEAAKRSREKRRLNDMVLENRVMALNEENVRLKTELLQLKLRFGLISTASYMEKSQQISNSTTGVNSGSTNGTQNSNAYLSSSGYSSASQVMLNSDSSEAEQSSRGDRHSALHQYSPRGSVSDMSDGSSRDSPEPIGYNIKTEPSSLEMARLESNGMPNGLPNGAYHGNHTTLVSPHQQNAPLAENAMDYQHHQQQQQCHMEASSPAPQATSAQRSVILYRSSSGCYPMETQRPEDQQTQQNRPLQHSPTSKFSDCSVTITEVAEKLERTKTMDSPQYEYTNGHAESTEELQQKYNASTQQQRENHHGHYSYQSQENGLQHAESHHNPFAPDLIRNTEEGKSSFPQHNGYLNTLDEEPPVLTYEGGPRADGFYQENSSAKDTSSSDGDPRSSDKEGSTDDESPSSSSSDISSYHQKAAGAASSQGECQAEVKGTALPHKLRLKYRALSNGAAGAHMEGSVNTSMSPSPALPQHPYLALPSNPNSTQANGESKEVDNETQYTEEVNPPSERPEAKKEGGKKGSSSSRGARNKRRD, via the coding sequence ATGGAAAGTCTGAGTCTTCATCTCCCACCCACCAGCAACAAAAATGCCATGGAGGTAGACACTTTTTCCTCATACAGTGGCAGCCTCCCATCTCCTAATCCTGACTCTGGAGCACGGATCAGCCGCCAGTCGAAAGGTTCCAAGCCTAATGCGAGCTGCCGCCGTAAGCGAGAGTTCATTTCTGATGAGAAGAAAGATGCTTCCTATTGGGAAAAACGGAGGAAGAACAATGAAGCAGCCAAGCGCTCACGGGAGAAGCGTCGCCTCAATGACATGGTGCTTGAGAACCGTGTCATGGCGCTTAATGAGGAGAACGTTCGTCTGAAAACGGAGCTTCTTCAGCTCAAGTTGCGCTTTGGCCTCATCAGCACAGCCTCCTACATGGAGAAGAGTCAGCAGATCTCCAACAGCACTACTGGTGTCAACAGTGGGAGCACCAATGGCACCCAAAATAGTAACGCCTACCTCTCAAGCAGCGGCTACTCCAGTGCATCCCAGGTGATGCTGAACTCTGACTCATCTGAAGCTGAACAGTCGAGCCGTGGCGATCGCCACAGTGCGCTCCACCAGTACTCACCCCGCGGCTCCGTCTCTGACATGTCCGATGGCTCCTCCAGAGACAGCCCAGAACCCATTGGCTACAACATAAAGACTGAGCCTTCAAGTTTGGAGATGGCCAGACTGGAAAGCAACGGGATGCCCAATGGTTTGCCAAATGGGGCTTACCATGGCAACCACACTACTCTGGTTTCTCCTCACCAGCAGAACGCTCCATTGGCTGAAAATGCCATGGACTACCAGCaccaccaacagcagcagcagtgccacATGGAGGCTTCCAGTCCTGCTCCTCAGGCCACCTCTGCACAGAGAAGTGTCATCTTGTACCGCTCCAGCAGCGGCTGCTACCCCATGGAGACCCAGAGGCCGGAAGACCAGCAGACCCAGCAGAACAGACCGCTGCAGCACTCCCCGACCTCCAAGTTTTCAGACTGCTCAGTGACCATCACAGAGGTTGCTGAGAAACTAGAGAGGACAAAGACCATGGACTCACCTCAGTATGAATACACTAACGGCCATGCCGAGTCaacagaggagctgcagcaaaAGTACAATGCTAGCACCCAACAACAGCGTGAGAACCATCATGGGCACTACAGCTACCAGAGTCAGGAGAATGGTCTTCAGCATGCAGAAAGCCACCACAACCCCTTCGCCCCTGATCTAATCCGCAACACTGAGGAGGGCAAGTCCTCCTTCCCACAGCACAACGGCTACCTCAACACACTGGACGAAGAGCCCCCGGTGCTCACCTACGAGGGAGGTCCCCGGGCTGACGGTTTCTACCAGGAGAACTCCTCTGCTAAAGACACCTCATCAAGTGATGGGGACCCTCGTAGCTCTGACAAGGAGGGCTCCACAGACGACGAGtccccctcctcatcctcctcagaCATCAGCAGTTACCACCAGAAAGCAGCAGGAGCTGCAAGTTCACAGGGCGAGTGCCAAGCCGAGGTCAAAGGCACTGCCCTGCCCCACAAGCTCCGCCTCAAGTATAGAGCTCTGTCCAATGGGGCAGCAGGAGCGCATATGGAGGGATCAGTCAACACCTCCATGTCGCCCTCCCCAGCTTTGCCTCAGCACCCATACTTAGCTCTACCCAGCAACCCTAACAGCACCCAGGCCAACGGGGAGAGCAAAGAGGTGGACAATGAGACTCAGTATACAGAGGAGGTCAATCCTCCGAGTGAGAGGCCAGAGGccaagaaggagggagggaaaaagggatccagcagcagcaggggtgCGCGCAATAAGAGGCGAGACTAA